The following nucleotide sequence is from Ciona intestinalis unplaced genomic scaffold, KH HT001217.1, whole genome shotgun sequence.
TTTTCTAAGTGAACCACACCCCTTTTTGCCTTCAACACACCCCCTTTACACCTTTATTGATATAGTTTAGTATAATACCTAGTCATTGTATGTATTACTGATATTGTACTATGCACTGTGTATTGCCTAAAGCCTGATGAAATGGAAATTGCTTGTCAGGGGTCACATTagtattttttatggttttacATAGTGCCAATACAACATTAACCTTAAAttagttgcaccacttttcacagctGTTCAAACTTTTTAACCCACTTTTAAtgcatattttgtttcatttatatttttgctacTTACATTGTTTTTCTTGTCCACCAGGGGGATGTAGAGAGCGTAATATGTCCGAGGTAAACATGAGAGAAATTCACCCCGATgttttttcaaagttattgGATTTTGCTTACACCTCACGTATACTGATTAGTGAGCAATGCGTTCTATATATTATGGTTGGAGCTTGTATGCTACAAATGAACCACGTTGTACAAATATGCTGCAAGTAAGAAACTCTTTTCTATATGTTCTGTTACTCCAgacataatgtaaacaatcttttaacagttcatttggtataaaacatagtgtattccaAATCTGGCAGACGTAACCtccaaaatatcaaaatatatgGTTTTTTTTTCCCAAATGAGCCGTTGACAGATTATTTGGAAAcctttttaagaaaatataattttccaACTTTTTATCTGCCATTCCTCTGCCATCTTTTATATGATTGAGGTATTTTAGTAAACACATTTAGGACTTTTTCAATTTAACCAGATTTCTTGAAAACCAACTTGATCCATCCAATTGCCTTGGTCTTGCTGCGTTTGCTGAAGATCTTGGATGTATTGACTTGAAAAGGAAGATCGAAAAATATGTCTGCGCCCATTTCGAACAGGTcagttttatcaatttttatcaaaacaggGTTACATCAATTTCCTGACAGGTTTTcaagattattattttttgacagTTGtacatataatttttaaagttaaaatttcataataaattttttcCTTTGTTTCTATTGTTTGAGGTTAACAGTTTTCTTAAAATAtgtcttttttatctttaatgCTGATAGAATAAGAGAGATATATTGTAAAGGGGTGTGGGTTTAAGGAACATCTCGTTAGTGATTGAGTCCAGGAGTTTaatttgtgatgtaataaaggtGTCGCAATCGGAAGAATTCAAGACATTGTCCCCATGTCGGCTATCAAAGATCATTGCTGCAGATGAAATACACGTTGATTGTGAATCTCAGGTTTACAACGCTGTATTATGTTGGGTGCAATACAACCCAAAGACAAGACAGCAGTATCTTAAAATGCTCCTTGAAGCTGTGAGTATATTGTTGTGActgttttgttcattttaccTTACTTGTTGTGGAGAATGCCTGCAAGCGTAGAGACCGTTACTGCAAGTATATATTTCATCTATGCCGCCATGGCATGTATTGTAACATAACCTCAGCCATATTGTACAAACTAGGGTAGAAACTtctaatgtaaataatctagTATGGAGCAAATAGGTTTGTTGAAAAATACACTAAGTTATATACCAAATGAGCCTTTAAAAGATTGTTTACTTCATTAGTtctgaaaaattgtttttattatttactttataatttgttaataataaCCCGACCATCTAAACCCAGGTTCGATGCCATTCGTTAACCCCAGGCTTCCTTGAACGACAACTTCAAAACTGTCCGGTGGTGAACAAGGAGCCTCGTTGTCGTGAATACTTAGCTCATGTATTTAAAGAACTTACGCTCCATAAACCAGTCGGTCACAAACCACGTGCTCCTGATATTGGACAGGTAACTAATTatagttctattctatatgggtaagatcTTGGAGCTGGAGCGTGGCACACTATGGgtcctaagatttaggccagagttgtcccattaccccaacattgtatatgtgcATTCTATCCTacgtgaggtcctacagcgttGAACGCCGTGGGTCccaggatttaggccaggattgacCAATTGCCCCAAAGTAACTATATAgactattttatatgggtaaggtccccAGCGTGGCAGGCCATGGTACTTAGGATTTAGGACAGGATTGTCCTATTACCCCAGAAGGGTAACTAAACTAAATATACGCTTGGTATTCATCGAATAGGTGGTAACACCCCCGGGGTATAACCGCATACCAAAAGCACCTGCATCACTTTGCACATGGTTGCATAACGTGTTATTGTAATGTAAGCCACTTAAACTGTATAAAggaaaatctttattttaaaacaatggaaTTTTTCGATAAATATAGAAGTAGTGcaatcaaatatataaatatattttattttatttaaataggaaATTAAAGATGTcatttcgtagcaccagatcctgattatgttttaatgatttcgtaattattactaatttaaacaatatcaaATAAGGTACCTTTAAGATTgaagttgtaacatttttgTGGCACCAGGTGATCTACGTGGCAGGTGGCTACTTACGCCACTCCCTCCCTTACATGGAGTGTTTCCATCCCGAGGAAAATATGTGGCTCCGACTCCGTGACCTCCCGATGCCACGGTCTGGAATCGCGTCATGTGTCGTACAAGGATTATTCTATGCCATTGGGGGTCGTAACAATTCACCGGAAGGGAATTATGACTCTGCGGCATGTGACAGGTGACACTGGTTGTGAACTCTAAATTTATATCTTAatagcatgaagtgtatgaatacaccatgtgtgtctggtgtataggaagacacccatgttttaactcgacagtgagcatgaagtgtatgaatacaccatgtgtgtctggtgtataggaagacacccatgttttaactcgacagtgagcatgaagtgtatgaatacaccatgtgtgtctcagtgtctggtgtataagaaaacacccatgttataactcaacagtgagcatgaggtgtatgaatacaccatgtgtgtctgctgtctggtgtataagaactGCCGCTTCCTCTTCATGTCGATTTTATCAGGGTGAAATGAGAAGGCGCATTTTGCCAAAATAGTCAAAattcaattataaataacacgACTTTACAACCAGGTACAATCCAATGTCAGATCAGTGGGACCATAGGTCATCTATGAACGTACCGCGCAACAGATCAAGTGTTGGTGTCATTGACAACATGGTGTATGCTGTGGGTGGTTCTCAAGGTCCAACACATCATAACAGTGTTGAAAGGTGGGTTCATGGGCAGTTTTGAATCCAATGCATACTTTGTAAAATTAGTTAGGAAAATTGCTAAAGTGGTTTAACCCGTGCATATTTTGTTGACCCTTTGTGAAATTAGTTGTCAAAATCATAATATGTGAAAAGTAGTacaggtaatttatttttgttgactatttttatttgtaaaacttgCTGTTTAAATTGCTAGATCAGCAGTGTTGAAATGTTGTATGAAAGCGGGAACAATCTAATGTTTGGTTGGttctttgtaaaactagctgtaaATAATGAATATGCAAAACTTTCGGTCAAGAAGTGGTGCAACTAATTCATATTTGGTGgactttttgtaaaacttgCTGTTAAAATAGCTACAGTGTTggtaaaatacaaatcaaCTTATAAACAGCCACATCTGTGAAAACTGGTGcaacaagtttttaaagttattgtttgaAACCAATTCGAAAAACTTGCAATTTAACTGTTAGCTGTTGAAATTGCCATAGTTtcggtaaaataaaaattaacttgaaaaaaaacataagcaCCAGCGAAAAATCACGCAATTCCaagttattgttaaaactatGCATCAACTTTTACCAAATGGCTTTAAATTCTACCTGTATAGTGTATACCAACCAGACCATAATTTCTTTGTCTGCAATGACTTGCATTTTCCATAATTCTGGCTTTGTAAGCTGAAACGTGGTGTAAGTTCAGTGCGGTTTTAACTTAACACCCCCCCTTCAGTTGGTTTGTTGTCTTAACCTTGTCGCTTGTACACTAGGTGAAGAATGGCAAGCTAAAATTATCTCGGAAAAATGCATAATAGAAATTTTAACCAAAGTTTAAGTTATTTGAAGATTttctttcatatttatttttaatattttacatgttTTCCTACATTCAACTTCAATAATGATGCCATTTTTACAGCAatgatttaatttgaaaaaaggaTATATTGACTTTACCAGTTAATGTTAAAGTGggatttaaaatatactttttaagttttggacCCACTTTTTGTAGAAAGATTTTTCAAAatgatgttttcttttatgATAGAATGATAGAAAATGATTTATGATATGATTTA
It contains:
- the LOC100177101 gene encoding kelch-like ECH-associated protein 1 codes for the protein MLKPNAGVMSCKVRKKTHTSSSDGGGGMGKCPGRVIPSMNGDRIERFELKEYPNDSLRIINELRHSSLLCDVTIKLEYNGQKKKFSAHKLVLASCSPYFKAMFTGGCRERNMSEVNMREIHPDVFSKLLDFAYTSRILISEQCVLYIMVGACMLQMNHVVQICCKFLENQLDPSNCLGLAAFAEDLGCIDLKRKIEKYVCAHFEQVSQSEEFKTLSPCRLSKIIAADEIHVDCESQVYNAVLCWVQYNPKTRQQYLKMLLEAVRCHSLTPGFLERQLQNCPVVNKEPRCREYLAHVFKELTLHKPVGHKPRAPDIGQVIYVAGGYLRHSLPYMECFHPEENMWLRLRDLPMPRSGIASCVVQGLFYAIGGRNNSPEGNYDSAACDRYNPMSDQWDHRSSMNVPRNRSSVGVIDNMVYAVGGSQGPTHHNSVERYDPELDTWTMVCGMKTKRIGVGCAVVNRMLYAVGGFDGVNRLSSVERYHPENDEWRDTQPMHTARSGAGVVALGNTIYAVGGYDGHEQLNSVEKYNVLDDTWQSVSRMKHRRSALAVTVHNGKIFALGGYDGHDFLSSVEYYDPAKNEWKEVTNMSSGRSGCGSAVGFQPCLRR